The region gacaggctttgtaagcaagagtctttaattgatgagccatctccccatccctcttattttatctttttgagacagggtctcagtatatATCCccggttggccttgaactcgagaTCCTCATGTATCTgtttttcaagtgctgggattataggcatgtgtgtctAGCCCTAGCTTCTGGCTGTTCTTCAGCTGCTCTTGGGCATTCCTTGTGTCGGTATTTACAGAGTGCCTGTTGCTTACCTGATATGGAAACCTTGTCTTTTACTACTGTACTTCCGCAGGCTGTTGCCAAACAGCTGACTTGGCGTCCACAGTGTGCTGTAGACTGTAAACAGAGGAGGAGAGGCTGAGATCCAGTTCCTGCTCTTGTGATATGTGTGTgctctttgtttttcttggaaGGTTTTAAGACAACCAACCTACTTGCTAGACAAATGCAAATTGCAACCTCAAGGGCTGGGAccgtgggtgtggtggtgcatgcctagcACGTGCCCAGGTCTGGGTTCCAGCCATAGccccacaaacaaaacaaaattccctCAATGACATACCATTTTTCACTTGATAGGATtggtaaaccgggcgtggtggcacacacctttaatcccagcactcgggaggcagaggtgggaggatcgccatgagtttaaggccaccctgagagtacagagttaattccaggtcagcctggaccagagtgagaccctacctcgaaaaaaaaaaaaaaaaaaagattggtagAAGTTTCTGAGTTacgtatttttgagacagggtctcatgtatcccaggctggcatccCAAGTCACTATGTagattaggctggccttgaactcctaattctcctgactccacctcctgaaagctgggattacTGGGATTTTGTTAGTCCCAGTCCTTCTCCTGTAACCTCCCAAACaatgggattatagatatgcacTACCTGTTTACTTCTTCCTAGTCCTCCTCagccatcttcttcttcttccccctcagcttcctcttccttctgtctctttcttgacAGTCTTGGTCTatagctcagattggcctcaagttctcactcctcctgcctcagccttccaagtgtaaGGATTAGAGGtggatgccaccatgcctggtgaaagaTTGGCAGGAATTAAGGCCAGGTACCCTGTTATAGCACTGATGGGACTGTAAATTGCCACGGTCATTTTGTAAAGTTAACAAGTAATAAAGACATGCTGTGACCCATTTATCCTTCTGATAGCCACCAGGGAGAGAGTGTCCTCTTAGGTGACTTCTACGATGACGCCACAGCATAACGGCACTGAGAGGCATAGTACAGCTGTGGAAGAGCCAAGTAAACTATGACAAACTTACACCATGGGCTGTTATGGTGGGATTTAAGAATGGCAGgacggggcgtggtggcgcacacctttagtcctagcactggggaggcagaggtaggaggattgcagagagttcgaggccaccctgagactacatagtgaattccaggtcagcctgagttagagtgagaccctacctcaaaaaaacaaacaaaagaatgtcaggcctctgggctggagagctagcttagtggttaaggcctttgccagtgaagcctaaagacccaggtttgattctccagattccatgtaagccagatgcacatggtgacacatgcatctggagttcggttttagtggctagaggccctggcgtgcccattctctctttctcccccctccctccctcaaataaataaaaataaaatactttttttgagttggccgtggtggtacatgcctttaatcccagcacttgggaggcagaggtaggaggattgccatgactttgagaccacgatgtgagactacacagtaaattccaggtcagcctgagctagagcgagaccctgcctcaaaaaaccagaagaaaaaaaaaaaaagggtggggggctggagaggtagatcagcctgtgaaacctaaggacccaggttcaattctccagtacctacataagtcagatgcacaaggtggctcatgcatctgaagtttctttgcagtggctgaatgccctggcatacccactcttctctctttctcaaataaataaatattaaagaaaattttaaattaaatattaaaaaatttaatcccagcatttgggaggcagaagtaggaggatcactgtgtgattgagaccagcctgggactacaaaatgagttccggatcagcctgggttagagtgagaacctaccttgaaaaaaccaaaaaacaaacaagcaaacaaaaaggggtttaaaaaaaatttaagctgggcgtgatagcacatgcctataatcccagcatttgggaggcagaggtaggaggatcactgtgagttcaaggctctccactctgagactacatagtaaattccaaatcaatctggactagagtgaaatcctacctcaaaaaaaaaaaaaaaaaaaaacagtcattgAGGCAAAGCTTAcaagttactttttaaattttacttatttatttgagagagggcagaggcagagagagagaatgagagagagagagagagaatgggcacaccagcgcttccagccattgcatatgaactccaaatgaatgcaaccttgtgcatctggcttaggtgtgtactggggaatcaaatggaggttctttggctttgtaggcaagagccttaactattaagccacctctccagccccaggttgttttttttttttttttaaagtagccaggtgtggtggtgcatgcatataattccatcatttgggaggcagaggtaggaggatcaccatgagtttgagaccagcctgagactacagagtgaatcacaggtcagcctgtgctagagtgagaccctaccttggaaaatcaggggaaaaagagaaaaagaagtggatggtgcctgaggagtgacacccaaggctgtcttctggcctcagagcacacatatgtatgcatacctGGACACGCTCAAGCATGTACCCACATACAAAGGTCTGTAGCTGTGGACTGGTATGACAGGACAAGCTGCAGGATGCTTTGAGGTAGAAAGAGTCTTAGCCCGCGTTTCTGTCCCTGTGGCAGATCCTCGTGGTTTCCCTTACTTGTGAGAGGCAGCAGCGCCTAGGACCCATTTCCTACCCAACCTGTCTCCAGAGAGAGTTCTGGAAGGATAATGGTGGTTTCCATTCTCTACTGCTCAGTTTGTAGGAAGGAGCCCCACCTCTCCCAGGGTGCATTTAGCAAACCCCattgctgctgtgtgtgtgtgtgtagccagcATCAAGGAGACGTAGAGACTTTCAGGTTTGAGGGTCTACTTCCTTTCTAGCCCTTGTAACTCCttcctccttgctgggacaaagcacctgaccaaaagcagctggtgggaggaagggccttttttgtttgtttttgctttttttggcttgcagtcttgaggggaagctccatgatggcaggagaaagcatgacatgagcagagggtggtcatcccATCTCAGTCACAGTAGGCagaagacagcagcaggagagggagccaGATTCTAGCCAAACAGAGCTACAACCCCCcaaagctcacccccaacaacatacctcacctcctccagcagggctccaccccccaaattaccatcagctggggacagagcgctcagaacacgtgagtttatggaggacatctgatccaaactACCTCAACCCTGATGCCGAGGACATAACCAGGCTCATGAATCCCAAGCTGGCTGAACACTTGACTTCTCACAACAGGGTCCTGACAACTTGAGCGTGCGTGACATCCAGGGCCAGGCCAGGGTCTTCGATAGCTGACAGGGAGTCAGACCCGGGGCATGTGGGGGACATCAGTGTGGAGTGTCATTTCTGTGCCTGCATGGGGAAGCACTGTCCTAACTGTAACTccgtgtatgtgtacatgcaaacGTGTGTTTCAGAACACTTACTGAGCAGCTGCTCTGACCACAGCTAAGCACCATGGACACCATCCCTGCTCTTGTCAGATTTACACCTACGTGGGAATGGGGGGAGGGTCACACAACACGTGAGAAATAATGTGTAATAATCACATGCACAAGATGAAACAGGAATGCAACCCTGAGTGGGGCGGTGGAGCTGCTTTAGGCAACAGAGCCAGGGAAGGCCTTTTGCAGGAGGTAACAGTTGGGTCTCTGAGCCAGGCAGGCAAAAGACAGAACTGAGAGGACAGCCAGTGCTCAGGCCCTGAGGGACTCTGCAGGGCTGCCATCACGAGATACTGTACACTGGGCATTGCTGCTGGCACTGAGCACCTGAAcaggcagcttgtgggaggaaagttcATTTCAGGCTTAGGGCTCCAGGAGCACCATCAGTGGCGGAAAAgatggctcatttccatagatccaagctgAGAGCCATCACCaaccaccagcaagcacaagtGGTCCGAGCTCCAAACTGCTCTTTTCACCCTAAGGTCTGAACTTCAAGACCCCctgtcccccagtgacacaccttgtagcagggatctgcctgctgggGGCTCAAGTTACAAACATAATTCTCAATCACAAAtacctgaagccaggcatggtggcacacacctttaattccagcactgcagaggtaggaggatcgatgtgagttcaaggccaccctaagactctatagtgaatttcaggtcagcctgagatatagtgagaccctaccttaaaaaaccaaaaagaagaaatacctGAGTCTGTGGTGCTAAATATGTAAACTACCACAGGCATCTTAACCAACAGACATTTctttctcatgtttcttttttcttttctttttttctgagggaggatctcactatagcccaggacgacctggaattcactatgtgacctcgaactcatagtgatcctcctaattctgcctccctagtgctgggattaaaggtgtgtgccaccatgcacttgGTTTTTTAGAGGTGGGAAGTCCAAGGTCGAAGTGTCATGAGGGCTGGTCATAAGGACTTGTTTCTTGGCTTGCAGATGGCCACCTTCCCACTGTATGTGGCTTTTCCTTCCTGCTTACATAGACTTTTTGCCTAGGCTTTTTCTTACAAAGACATCAGTCATACTAGATTAGGGCCCACTTTTGAGACATCCCTTAATCTCAGTTACCTCTCTAAAGGCCTTATCTCAAAATACAGTCACATTCTAAGGCACTGGGAATTAGGCTTCAAGATAGAAGAAGAGGGGAGGCAGAGTCTAGTCCATTCTAGACCCTAGCGAAAGGCTTGGACTAGTTCAAGGAAAGAAGCTTTCCAGTGCTAAGGAGGCTGAGAAGGTGGGCTTGAAAACACGTGAGATTAGGTATGTGTCCCGAGGGTTATGGAAGCTCCTGGTAGACTCTGTGTCCCCGGGCTACTCTGCAAATAGTTTGCATGGGATTGTTTATCTCTGTAGGAAAAAACAAGGGTAAGGTGTGTGGCTTGAGCCCATTTCTTACTCCAAGAAGCTGTTTCTGGCTGCAAAGCAGAGAGTCACCTGCATTTCTCTCCTccttgagctttttttttctccctcttattCTCCCTGAGAATCAAAGGCTGGTGGGTGTCTCACCATTACGTCTCCACGTTCCTGTCTGGAGTGATGCTGACCTGGTGAGTTGCCCGCTTCCCTTCACTGGCCCCCAGCTCCAAGCCTCCCCACAGGGCCAgggctggcatgagggtgggctCCCAGGCTGACAGAGACCTGACGGAGCCAGCTGGGAGCTTTGTGGGGAACATTTCCCAGCCTCCGCCGGGTCTGCAGGGTGGGACAGAGGTGACTGGGAACAGCAAGGCTGAGGGAGAACATGAGACTTCCCAATGACTGGGCGGGAGGCTCCCCCAGCCTAGAAAAGACGACAGGCATGCCCTTGCCAGCCTTATACAGGGAAAAGAGACAGGAACCAAGAACCGTGGTCAAATTTTGAACTGTTCTTTTCTTTGGGTGGGATGGAGACGGGCCAGGGGTGAACTCCTGATTTCACAATATATCTtgcctttgtttttttccaggcctAATGGACTAATTTATCAGAAATTTCGCAACCAGTTTTTAGCATTTTCAATATTTCAGAGTGAGTGTCTGATCCCAGCTTTGCTGGAGGGGCCTGTTTTCCTGGGGGCTTTTACTGAGGAGGGTGGTTCCTAGTGGGTGTCAGTAATGGCTTGTGTGGGAGACCAGGAGGGGGAGTGTCCTGgcggaacttactctgtagtcctaggctggccttgaactcatagtgatcctcctaactgcttcctgagtgctgggattacaggcatgagccaaaaTGTACAGCTAAGCCAGgccgtggtggcacccacctgtaatcccagctcttgagaggttgaggtagaaggatcaccatgagtccaggaggtcagtgtgggctggagtgagaccttgccttgagaaaaacaacaaaagaaggaCAAAATGTCCagctcattttataaaataatttatcatgGCTGCTTTtctctgtccatttttttttcttttttttaggtagggtctcgttctagcacaggctgacctggaattcactatgtagtctcagggtggtcttgaactcagcaatccttctatctctgcctctcaagtactgggattaaaggtgtgagctaccacgcctggctcatttttttttttttttaggttatcaCAACacgtgttattttgttttgttttgtttttactatttatatttatttgagagaaagaggcaaggaaagcaaaagagagggagagaatgaatgggcataccagggcttccagccactgcaaacaaactcaagtcgcatgcaccaccttgtgtattttgcttatgtgggtcctagagaatcgaacctgagcccctaggcttcacaggccatctctctctctagccctgtcagtATCATTTTTATCAGTCCCATTTCTCCCCTGTATAGATCATCTGTTTAGTGTTGTATGCAACTTCAAGCACAAGAAGGCATGTCTTGAATGCCTACTGTATAGCTTGGAATATTCCAGAAGTTTCTAATCTAGTTCTCATTAGTTGGAGTTTAGATGTGTTCTTATATATTTGAACTATTTGTATTCTGGATGAAGGATAAAACAGTTGAGTgctgtgcgtgcatgcatgtgtgaggtgGAAGTGGGGGGGCGTTGTAACTAAGGTGCCCTGTCATCTGGCCAGCAAAAGCCCACCACCCTGTACTTTGGTAGACCCTGGACTTGGGAGAGTCCTCTTGTGCACCTTTCCTGAGCCTGAGCGCTGTGCTCCCCCACAGGTTGTGTTCAGTTCCTGCAGTACTATTACCAGAGGGGGTGCCTCTACAGGCTGCGGGCCCTGGGCGAGAGGAACCACCTGGACCTCACAGTGGGTAAGTAGCCAGGCAGTGGGCGCATATGGGTGTCGGGTATCCTAAACCCATCCAGCTTCCTGCAGTGGGGCACATGCCAGAGCACAGACCTTCTGCGTAGACAGCCAGGGTTGCCAGTTCTTCATCTGGCTTGTTCTTCCTCATCTGTCATGGACTTGGTCTCAGCCACCAACTGTGAAGCCATCAGAGTCCTGGGCACTCAGTGCTGGCCCTCACACTTGCCCTTTTACACGTATGTTCTTTGTACTTTATAATGTTCACAATATTCAGCTGAGCATGTTGGTGCACAGCTGTAGTCCCAGCCACTCCTCTTGGGAGGTTGTAGGGAGATTGCTGAgtccaggagtttgaggtcagcctggacaacacaATGAGATGTTgtcgtatgtctttaatcccagcatttgggaggcagaggcaggaggactgttgtgaactcaaggtcagcctgggactaaagagtgagttccaggtcaacctgggctagagtgagactatgcctccaggggtgggggagaaagtgtgtgtgtgtgacacacacatactccctctctcctgtcttcctcaCTGTTCCTTACAGAAGGGTTCCAGTCCTGGATGTGGCGGGGCCTCACCTTCCTCTTGCCTTTCCTCTTCTGTGGCCATGTGAGTCCCCCTGCCATTTGTGGATATACCTTGTCTGGGCTGACCGTTTACCAGCTGTCTGTCCCCAGGCAGCTGGATGTGAaactgtgcatgtgcatgtgctgtCAGCCCACCTGCTCCTTAGCCAAGTGTGGTCCGCCTGGCTTCCCTGCAGTCTGGGGCCTTCTCCACTGCTTGCAGTCATAGCTCAGGACTTGGCCAGTTTTCCCGGAGGAGGAGTGGAATGCCCATGTCTCCATTCCTTCAGAGTCTAGGGACATTAAAGACAGAGCAGAACTGACTCTACAGACCTGCTGTGCCTCTAGTTTCATGGGAGGGGAGGTATGTGTCAGTGTCGTGGCAGCTGGTTCCTGATCTGGGGGGGCCTGGTCCATCTCCCTGGCTTTCCCCTCTGGCCTGCAGGGGAGCTGTTGGGTGAGTGGTGCCTGTCCCCCCATTTTCAGTTCTGGCAGCTCTACAATGCCGTCACGTTGTTTGAGCTCTCCAGACATGAGGAGTGTACAGAATGGCAGGTATGGTACCTGTATGTGtatgtccatctgtctgtctgtctggtacAGGCAGGGGTGGTGGCTTGGGAAGAGCTGACCTGCTTTGGGAGACTTCTGTCCTCAGCCTCTGCCTTTTCTGTAAAATGGGTTCTTGATGCCCAGAGTTCTGTGCTAAGGAGCCTAAGAGAGAACTCGGGGGCAGGGAACCCCACACCAGGGTCTATGAGCAAAACACCTACAGGATTCTGCCTCACCCTGGGGATTCAACCCCTTTAcgcagtctccccccccccacacacacaccttctggggCCACTCTTGCCACTTTGCAGTTTTTCTGGGGTGTGGGCTCAGGGCAGACTCGTTACCAGGGGAACTGACTCACGCTTCATCCTTCCCCCTACCTGCCCGTCTCTTGTTCTCGCCTCTGGGCACGCGCCCCGGCCCCAGGTGTTCGTGCTGGCGCTCACCTTCCTGGTACTCTTCCTGGGCAATTTCCTGACCACGCTCAAAGTCGTGCATGCCAAACTCCAGAAGAACAGAAACAAGACAAAGCAGCCGTGAGCCTCGGGGACTCTCGTGCCGGGAGCCTTGGGACGCAGAGATGGCCGGGCTTTCCACTCAGCACCCTTGACTGCCAGTCACTGGTGGCTAGGGGCAGCAGCATCTCAGGAGCCAGCGGCATCACTGGGAACAGGGCCAAGCCCTGGTCCCTGGCTGGACACGGGAATGTGAAGCCCGCCCGTGCGCACAGTATTAACCCACCCCAGCTCCTATTTATGACGCATATTTAATGCTGGGTTCTCCCAGCTTCCCTGGAATCCGAGGCCTTCCCCACTGCTCTGAGCAGTGGCCGAATCCGGTCAGTCTTCCAGGGAGGGCCACCAGCCTCAGGGAGCCAGTCTGCCCCCCTCATCATTTAAACCCCCTGCTGGGGTTTGGATGTGCCTCACCATGGTTGGCTTTAGCTGACCTGCTACTTTTCTGCACCCCAGGCACTGGGTGCCATGAAACCTTCAGCATCCTGTGGAGCCCCCTGTCCTGGACTACTGCCTCTGCTGTAAGCCCCCCACAGCCCCCACCCTCTTGGCGAGGGAGTATTTAAGTTCTCAGAGAACACTGCCTGTCTTCGTCTCTTGCTTTGTGTTTCCCGAGCCAAGTGCCTGCTGACTGcttggggaagtggctcagcttCCTTGGGACCTGGAGCACTCCGCCCCTGGAGCCAGCTCAGAGGGCTGGCCTTGAGGGTCGGCAGTTCTAAAGGAGTGTCCACCAGAGGGCGCCCGGGCCTCTGGGTTGTTTGTGTGGCTGTTAATGTATGACACTGATTCTGATGGCCTCTTGGGTGTTTCTGACTGCCACCCTTTTTTACCCTCCTTCACAAATTTGCTGTCCATTCTTAAAGTAGGGCCCAGACCCTTAGTGCTGACTGGGATTCAAACCATCTTGGAGGCCAGCCACTCCCAGCTTCTCTCCATCTGAGACCCTGGAATGTGGGAAGTAGGCTCACCCTGCGAGACCAGGACAGGTGTGTGGTCACCCACCCGGTATCAGATTTTGTACTAGAGAAGTTGGAAGGGCCAACAGGTTCTGCTGAGTGGCCTGCTCGTTCCTATTTGTAGGCCAGGCCTCAGCTGCCCTTAACTACATTCTGTTAAGATGACTGTTCACCCGGGTGTGGGGCACAcaccattcaggaggcaggggtaggagctACAGCTCCAGAACTGGTGTCCTCAGCCCTGCTTTGGCTCTCAGAGGGgttctacttttttattattatttatttattagagataaagagaggaagaatgggcatgccagggcctctagtcactgcaaacgaactccagattcatgtgccaccttgtgtatctgacttacatgagacctggagaatcaaacctgggtctttaggctttgtaggcaagtaccttaacttgcTAAGCCCTGGgttctaagcttttttttttttttttttttttttgttttggttttttgaggtagagtgtcactttagcccaggctgacctggaattcactctgtattctcagggtggcctcgaactcttggtggtcctcctacctctgcctcccaagtgcctccaagtgtaccaccatgcccagcttaaattctTCAATTACATGATAAGAGAGATTTTTGCTTCCCCCATGGTGAGGTTCTATATTAAGCATCTAGATTTCTAGCcctatgtggtggtgcatacctttaatcccagcactcaagaggctgaggtaggattgctgtgagtttgacctgaaactacagagttccaggtcagcctaagttagaaAGAACCCCCGTCTCGAAACCAGAAGTCTAAATTTCTGCTTTCTTCCATTCCCACATGGCAGGACCAGGCACCTGTTCCTGCCTGCCACTGTCCAGTCACTCCCTCTTCCCTGACCGACACCTGTCCTTGGTCCCTTGTCCTGTCCTTTGCAGGTACCTTAGGCTTGTCCCAGATTAGAAGTAGGCAAACTTTTTTTCTATCAAAGGCCAGCAGGTAAATACTATAGACTTTGTAAACCACATGGTCTCACGGTGACTTTAGTCCATAGTTGTAGAGCAAAAGTAGCCATTAAGTGTGGCTgttacaataaaactttatttacaaaaacaagcAGTGGCCACAGGTGACCTACAGGTGGTTAGAAGTTTTTTTCTTGGGCAACCTAAGTTTGTCAGGGTCCAGCACTTGGCGAGCGGGACTTGCCGGGGAGGAATGCCCAGTCAAGGCCATGGTTCCCTCTGAGGCAACGCTGACTCCTAGGCTCCCAGAACCAAGCAGCTCTCCTCTGAAGGACATTAGAGCACTTGTTTGAGAAGTTCTGAGCTCAGGAATCTTGCTGCTAACAACACAGGTGGCCTGTGGGCCAGTTTTGAGAAACTGTCCAGCATGGGCAGGGGTTGCTATGTCAGTTCTGGAAGGCATGGGGATGGGCGGCTCCTGAGTGCCATGCCATGGCAGAAACAGTGGCTGAGGGTAGAAGCGAGACTGCCTGCTGCTCCAAGGAGGTGATGATGAGGTTGACTACTTCAGAAGCCCCATCCTGGCCTTTTGGGAATGGGAGAAAGCTGAAGAGGCAGATAGCATGGGGTACCCCATAATGAGACCAGGAGCGGGAGTCAGATGGCTGCCCCAGGTACACTTTGACCTCTGAGCACAGGTGACCTGGAACAGATGGCAGACAGGCTGAGGTGGAGCCCGGTGGTGTGGGGTGGAGGAGCGAGGGAGGGGCTGCTGTCAGTCCGTGTCCGGGCTGCTGCCTGTGTTCCCCTGATAGGTTTGGGCCCTGAGGTGGCGCCCTCAGTTCCCCAGGGGTAGAAGGAAGAGCCTGGAGGATGCAGCTGTGCTATCTAGGAGCCCAGGGTTACCGTGACACGGGCATGGGGCAGCAGTGACACACGTGGCAAGAGTGGGGGCTGTGCTGTAACAAAGGCCTTTCTGAGGCCCAAGACAAAGGCTGGCCCCAGGGTGGAAAGACTTGGGTCTGGCACCCACATTTACCACTGCACTCCAGTGTGGACACACAAGAGAGTTCCAGCATGTTCCAAGAGTCTAGCCCCAGCCACTACCGGGCCAGGCGTGGGCTCGTAGTCCGTCTCGGGCCATCGGCCCGCGGTCACAGCAGCAGGCAGAGCCGGCGTTGTTTCTGCCGCCGTGCCTTCTTCAGTGCACTGAGGGCCACCTTGGCGGCTTCCCTAAAGACGTCCTCCACATTCTCTCGGAACTTGGCAGAACATTCCAGGTAAAGTGCAGCTCGGATCTGCTCGCTGGCACTCAGGCCCTGGGATGAGGACGCAGTATTAAATGAGGGGCCTGGAGTGAGGGGGGAGGGTCAGGGGCTCAGGACTGGTTTTAGAGACTGTCCAGAGTTGGGGCCATGAGTGGGAACCTCTGTCTCCTATCCATCCCAGGGCTGGCTCTCACCAGTGTTTTCGTGTTCCCAGAGCTGGCTATGCTGCTGGAAGAAGCCTCTTGCTGGCCCCTACTGGCTCTCCCTGTAGCTTCTGGCAGAGAAGAACTGAATTTTGAGAGCCAGGGCTGGGGCTATGTCCCAGGCCTTTGAGAAGGCTGGCAAACCTCAATTCAGAAAGGGCTCTGCACACACCCTTCTGTCCAGAAAGGGTTCTCCACACATCCTTCTGCTTAGCACAACAAGATACCGAACTTGGTGgcaaagtaaaacaataaaaatctttGTTTGTAAAATGATTTACCATTATTAATGCTTATTCCCTATTATAGTTTTGTggtttttagaaatttttaaaaatttgtgtgcaagcagagagagaataggcacaccaaggccttcagccactgcaaacaaactccagatacatgcacatcttcatgcctctggctttctgtgggtactggggaatcaaacttgggtcatcagcctctgcaggcaagtgccttaactactgagccatctctccagcttaagttttgtgttttgagacattCTTTCTATGTAGTCTAGGCAGGCCTTGAAACTCCTGTTAGCCTCCTGAATGCGAGGAGGAGGAGTGTGCTGCCTTGAGGGTTTTTTATTAGTCTCATTTTGCATTCTCTTGCatattctcccattctttatttaaaaagccATGGGGTTTGGATTTGCCTTGTGGCTTTTGGGGATGGGGGACACCTACTTAAACACGAGGGTCTGTCCTTCTGGGTAGATTATGTGGGTGTAAGCGGAGCACAGACTCGAAGCGTCAGTGATTGGGACCAGGTCTTGGCTCCACTCAGGTTAGCTGTGTGACCCTCAGAAGATGCTCAAACTTCTGGGGCCTTGTTTCTCACTAATTTGTGGGGTGTTACCAGCACCTGGCTCAGGGGTTtagggctaatttttttttttttttttttttttgagacaagagtcgcactgtagcccaggttggtctggaactcactatggagcccaGGTTGGCATTGGACTCATGGCATTTTC is a window of Jaculus jaculus isolate mJacJac1 chromosome 13, mJacJac1.mat.Y.cur, whole genome shotgun sequence DNA encoding:
- the Tmem120b gene encoding transmembrane protein 120B isoform X2; this translates as MSGQLERCEREWHELEGEFQELQETHRIYRQKLEELAALQTLYSGSISKQKRRLKDLKHTLHRYKRHASHEEIELVQQIDANIKERQNVFFDMEAYLPKKNGLYLNLVLGNVNVTLLSNQAKVTDEVFNFLLVWYYCTLTIRESVLISNGSRIKGWWVSHHYVSTFLSGVMLTWPNGLIYQKFRNQFLAFSIFQSCVQFLQYYYQRGCLYRLRALGERNHLDLTVEGFQSWMWRGLTFLLPFLFCGHFWQLYNAVTLFELSRHEECTEWQVFVLALTFLVLFLGNFLTTLKVVHAKLQKNRNKTKQP